The genomic window ctctctctctctctctctctctctctctctctctctatatatatatatatatatatatatatatatatagagagagagaagaggaaggagaagagagaagatagatacagatagatagatatatagatatacgtacatataaacagcAATAGCTAAGAAGATTCGCTACATCGTCTCaccttgttgataatgatgggagAATCCTAAAATTGATGGCCAGTTAGGTCCTCCTTGCATGTCAGAGACCATGTTCCAGTCCCACCCAACCCGTCGAGAAGTGGTTCATGTCCTGTGGGATCGAAACTCCTTTTCAGgtaaaagtgaaagagggaggaggaaaaagaagaagagaggggggacggaggaggaggaggaagttggaggaggggaaagggaggaggaatcggaggaaaaggaagaaggaggaggcgttTTCAGGtaaaagtgaagaggaggaggaggaaaaagaagaggaggaggagcaggaggaggaagttggaggagggggaggaggaataggaagaggagaaaaggaggaggaagcgttTTCAGGtaaaagtgaaggggaggaggaggaaaaagaagaaagaagaggagggggaggaggaggaggagaaaagttggagggggagggggaggaggaggaggaggaaaaggaagaaggaggaggaaacgttTTTCAGGTAaatgtgaagaggaggaggaaaaaagaagaagaagaggagggggaggaaagttggaggaggggagggaggaggaataggaggaaaaggaagaaggggagggaagcgttTTCAGgtaaagtgaagaggaggaggagggaggaaaaagaacaagaggaggggaggaagctggaggagggaagaggaggggaggaggaaaaaaagaagcaggaggagtaggaggaggaggaagaatccaggaggagtaggaggaggaggaagagaaaggaggagggaggagaaagaagtaagagcagtaggaggagaagaggggaagaggggagggaggaaatagaagaaaaagacagatgaagactgaaaaggaaaaggagggagaagaaaaaggaaaggagaaaaaatgaagaaagaaagaaaaaaaataaaaagaaagaaaaaagaaaaaggaaaagtgtcagaaacagggagaaaagaaaatgctgatgaatagaaaaaggaaatgaagaaaaaaggaaatgctaatgtagacagagaaaatacggaaaaaaaggaagaaaaaaaagaaaatagaagaaaaaaagaaaaagaaaaagggagaagaaaatgaagaaaaaaagagaagaagaaagagagaaaaagaaaaggaaaagtgtcagaaaaagagagaaaagaaaatgctgatgaaaagaaaagaaaatagaagaaaaaggaaatgctaatgtagacagagaaaataaggaaaagaaagaaaaaaaaaagagaaaaaataaagaaagagacagaaaaaaattaagaaaaagagagacagaaaataaatataaaagtagatCTATAGACCGAACTAACAAGGCCAAATTCAGGACAGGAAACTTAacaggaataaaagggaaaagaaaaagaagaaagggaaaagggaaatgctgatgaagaagaaaataaaaaaatgaaagaaaatactaatgaaaacaagagaaaaaaaatgcaaaaaagaaaaaaaaaaagaaaaaaaggaaaaaaaagaggaagaaaaaaaaagagaaacagaaaataaagcaaaaaacgtAGAGAGACAGCCCGAACCAACAGGGCCACACCCAGAAGCCTACGGAACACGCAACAGGAAGACCAATCCTCACATCAATAATATTGTAGGCGTAGCTCTCCGCACGGAACCAATCTCCAAGCTTCACACGCTCATCAGCGCTGGCATCCCAACCTGCGGGGAGAGAATGGCACTGTGAGCCTATTTCTTCCTCTTAGAATGTGCATAATGCCTCGGAAATGGACTGAAAATCACAACTAACACCTGCCAATCAATCACCTGACTTATGCAGCCTCCGTCGCAGTGGCTGACGCTCTTCCACATCCTCTCTGGCGGGATAATGTGCGTGGATTCGACAGCGTGGCCCAGGACGAGGAACCCGGCGTCGTGCTCCCTCAGGTCCTCCGTCAGGAAGATTCGGAGGCCCGAGCTGTCCACGATGCCtgcagggggtgggagagagagaggttgggtgggtgggtatgggggggaggggttgcttTGAAGGACGTACACACGCGGGCAAACGGATAGGCATACGTATTCGcgagttctttttctctctcacacaaacatgcacacattctctctttctctctctctgtctgtctgcctctctctctctctttctctttctctctgtctgtctgcctctccctctctctgtttctttctctctctctcgtgtgtgtgtgcgtgtgcgtgtgcgtgtgtgtgcgtgcgcatgacacacaaataaacaaacaaaatacaaacacaaacacatccacttaTCCCCAAAGTCATCACAAATTCACAGTTTCCTCAAACAACAGAACccaatttccccctttcctttccctctattcctatctctttatatatctattcatctacctcatctactccttccccccctccccctttcctcccccaccgacGGACCCACCTTGGCGGAAGTTGGGGTTGTCGTAGTGCATCTCCATCATGAAGTAGGTGGCGCCCCCGTGCTCCTCTCGCAGGGGGAATCCCACGTGGTCTGGCATGATCTCGCCTgcagggagggatatatatatatatatatatatatatatatatatatatatatatatatatatatatatatatatatatatatatatatatatatatatgtatatatatatatatatatatatatatgtatatatatatatatatatatatatatatatatatatatatatatatatatatatatatatatatacatatatatatatatatatatatatatatatatatatatatatatatatacatatatatacatatatatatttatatatatatttatatatacatatatatatatatatatatatatatacatatatatatatatatatatatatatatatatatatatatatacatgtatatataaatatatatacatatatatatatatatatatatatatatatatatatatatatatatatatatatatataaacatatatatatatatatatatatatatatatgtatatatatatatatatacacatatatatatatatatatatatatatacatatatatatatacatatatatatttatatatatgtatatatatgtatatatatatatatatatatatatacatatatatatatatacatacacacacacacacatatatatatatatatatacatatatatatatatatatatatatatatatatatatatatatatatatatatatatatatatatacatatatatatatatatatatatatatatatatatatatatatatatatatatatgtatatattataataatgattgtgataagaagaattataatattaacaaggataatgatataataagccTGTTTAATGACTATTCATTTCTGGCTGGTTGTTTGGAAGTACTTCTGATCAAAACAATTAACTTTGAGAAGATAATTGCATTCTTATATTTAACACGTTTCTAGTCCAAAAAAatttagagtaataataatgatgacgatgcggatgataatgatcatgacgtgatggtgatgatgaaggcaatgataatgataatgtaataataataaggctaataatgatgatgataataattatggtaatgatagtaatgatgacaataataacaataataatgacaatgataataatactaatagtaataatagtgatactaataatgataacaattctaatactaaacagtagtaatgatgataataatctagaTTTTTCCCATTTGTAATGATGGATATTCTTGGAGTAACAAACttcatgttttattttgcttctaaatgaccgcctgtgtgcaaggaatggccggagtTACTTTCCACTGGCAGTGCGGGATTCGAACTTTGGTCAGCAAGATGACTAGCCGAGACCGCTACCAGTGTTCCTCGCATTTCACAGCAcagattttgtttgattttatatatctatttcattttatttatttttttatctttattttttatttatttatttatttatttttttaagtttgaGATGTtaacttttgatattattatttttacattatttatttattttctctcttttttgacccttgagattttttttctccgaaAGCGATCATACCAAAAATCACGCATAAAATCACCCCAAAGTAACCCCCTCAACTCACCCTCGCTCCCCACAGCCCACGCGATGATGGGGCTCCTGCAGTTGGCCCAAGACAAGGGCATGTTGGGCGTGAAGCACTGCTGGCCCTCGACCTCGAGCCACTTCTCGTAGTGCCTCTCGCTCTCGGGCAAGTGGCACTCGTACAGGAGCATGTGGTGGACGTGTTCGATGTGTTCGATGATGGGCACATACtgaagcagtgataatgataatagataatgaggagaaagaggaggaggaaaattatgataatgaggataatgatagtgtaggaacagtaatgataactatagtaataagaataataatagtaataataattacaataataatgaaaataatacaatagcaataataataatgaaaataaggataaagacatattgtagaaatacatgtatttcacgTTCTAAATTTCCGTAAGGCAGTGAAATTCTCCTTCaggcaaaaataataatcatttgcaTAATAACAGGCCACAAAACGAACGCTTTCACTATGCATATTGTTATACTAAAGGAACTTCCTTTTAAGAACTGCACTTCACTCACCCCGATCACGTGTGTCTTGCGCTGAAGCGGAGGAGCCTTGAACATCTGACACCAGTAGACAGTGTCAACTTCACCCGACACGCTTACCTGTTGGGGTGATAGGGAAGGTTAGTGTCAATTTGGGGTTAGAGCTGTCTTTTGTGAGCTTTTAGTAATCATATAGAAGTTTGTCGcccgttttgtctctctctctttctctttctttttctctctctttctctttctctttctctctctctctctctctctctttctctttctctctctattcgtccATCCTTCCCAGACTCAGAAACTGTAAACCTAGCCATtgcttttcattcatatatatcagtaactatctatccatatatttatctctccaaATATActgaaaagtaagaaaataatcatatctTCACTGACCAAAAACTTTGAACGTTCCATCACTAAACTGGCCACGAGTTTGTCATCACTAACTACcacgaaaaagacagaaaaaatacttACGTTATTCATGCGGACTTCCCAGTCGAAGACGTCCTCGCCGAAGGTCGGGAGAGTGAACTGGGGCTCCTGCAGGAAGATGCTCTTGGTCCCCCGGTGGTCGTGCTTCGTCATCGCGTACTCGGTCACGGGGTCGTCGTACGAGTAGGCCCAGATCACGCGAATGGTGTCGCTCTGCAGGAGAAGAGATCGGGTGGGTCGTACTTGATGGGAAGGGGGTCTACATGTGATCGCCTGCTCTGGTAGGGTAGTGGGGGTGTGtacagagattaaaaaaaaaagggggggagggaacagaTAATCACGATTATTACATTGAATTAACGCAGCCGTGTAtggatgaatattatatataatataaacaaaatatgtaatTTGATATGGAAGGGTAGTGGGGATGTGTATAAGAGTAGGGAACAGACAATCACGATAATTACAATTAATTGACGTTACTGCATACAGATTGATATGTCTAATATGGCGTATATTAACACGGTACAGACACTCGGACTGTACAAGCCATAGACCAGTTTGTtaaagataaatatggatatgGAGAAGATTGCTGAAAATTAATTCAAAGGAGAAGATAGTTAATGAAGGAGTATTAAGGATCGGTCGGGAAAGATGAAGCTTGTTAACTATAActataaaaaagaagacaagagaattAGACAGGACATAATCCGAGAGGAGATGGACTGTGGCGTAAGATGCTTGAAGGAAGATGCGTCGgaaaaggaggcagaggaagaagctCGTAGATGCTACACAACGCCAAGAATGGTTGTAAAATGGCGAAGGCAAAGAGCCGATGATAGAGTAGGGTAGCGCCAACCTCTCTTAGAACAGAGCACTGAAGAATGGTCTCTATACAGAATCATAAACACTAACGAATGATGGCTGTGACTGTTGTGTGGAAGAGTAGCGTGGTTATGCTCGTTTATGCATGTAATTATTCGAGCGCTTAGAAGTGATTAGCAAAGCCGATATTAGTCGCAGCAGATATCTTAGGCCTAACATATCGTAAGGTAGGATATATCTATTCACCCTCGGCTAAACGGGACGCGCTCTCAACCTTAAAAGGGTTTTATAATCTACTTTAAAGCGCTCTCTACTGTAGAAGCTAATTCAAACTGGTAAATCCTATAGACTGCATCAAAGtaatgaatagacaaaaaaaactaaaataatgaaAGTGCAGCAGGAAATGACGTGAGTGAGGACTCTGAAATAATTTTCGCTGAAGTGACTATGTTAATGAAGTGATATGCTACGTTATAGGATTAACCTCTATTGTAGAAGGTGAATGGGTTGGATGGATGTACAAGGCATCACTCATTATCAGTCATTTATTGTGTACTAAGTGAACAATAACACGAATCATTCCTTGCATttatatttccatctattttcTATCACAGGCTCGCTGTTTCCCTACTCAAAAGACGAGAATAGATTCTAGAAAAAAAGTAACATTACACACCTTGAAATAATCAGTTCCCTTTCACATTTCGTATCTATCTCGTGTATCAACTCCATTCGTAAGTCTCCTCTCGTGTATCTTATCTATCAACCCCAATCAAGTATCTATCTCGTGTATCAactccattcatatatatatatctcctctcgTGTATCTTATCTATCAACCCCAATCTTGTACCTATCTCGTGGCTCTTCCGCCCCCTTACCGTGAGGTGAAAATCGTGTTCCTTGTCGCACGTGTTCCAGGGCCTCGTGAACCTGAGCACGGTGTGGGTGTCGTTCTCGTAGCCTCCGAGGACCTCGATGTCTTGCGAGTCGTCTATGAGGGGAATCATGTTCCCGATGGCGTGGCGATCCTGAAgacgtgggagagggggtggaggtgagggtgtgtCCTTTTTCcggtttgttattatgattacaattattttgtttttggattttctttctctcttttttttctttctttctttctctctctttctatctctctttctctatttctctctctctctctctctctctctctctctctctctctctctctctctctctctctctctctctctcactatctctctttctctatctctttatctctctatctctctacccatctatctatctatatgtacatacccaATCATTTATGTagcatacctccccccccccccaccccccattccccccgtcccccatcatccctctccttcccccctccttccctcaatctctcaCGGGCTCCAATATCCACaacaataatttttaaaaaatcttacgTGGGCATGCAGCTTCCCCTCGGCGTCCACCCAGCCCAGCACGATGTCTGAGCCCTTCATGCCTCCGTTGGACGAGAAACCGAGGCCGACGTAGCCCTGTGTCGCTACCTGAAGGGGGAGAGTAGTGCTCATGCTATCAGGGAGAACGTTGGTGTGTTTACTGCTGTTGAAAACACTGTTGATGGTGtgtttgttgataatgataatagtaataataatgataataataataataaagatgatattaatgatattaatgttggtgatgtttactattattgataataacgttgatatGTTTACTGCTcttggtaataatgttgatggtatgtttactattagtaataatgttgaAGAATGTTTTTTACtggtaaaaataatgttgatatgtttactactataaataatagtgattatgatatgtTTACTATGATAATGTTGAAGAATGTTTATTGCtattaaaaataatgttgatatgtttactgctaataatagtaaggatgatatgTTTACTACTATtaattgatactgataattatatgtttactattattgacaataatgctaattatatgtttactactactaataataatgttgatgatatgattactactatcaatgatattggtaatggtatGGTTCCTACTAAAGATAATTATGCTGATGGTATTTTTTACtacacaaaataataattgttGGCATATCAAGTATTATATTCGCTGACGGGCTGTAGGGTAAGTAGGGATAATAGGGTAAGAAATATAGTTAAACGGCAAAGATTGTTCTATTTTTGTGTGAATTGCTGTTGCtttagtgaataataataatgtgttatATACTTGAACGacatttttttttcgagggaggGAGTTTAATGTCTTAATCAGTATTGTTTCAGTGAGGAATAATGTGGCGTAAATAGCTAGTGTAGGTTCGTAGACGAAGGGTATGTATAATAAATAGGTTGTTTGGTAGATATgcaagtgggtggatggatgcatgtgtatgcttgtatttgcgtgtgtttgtgtttgcgtgtgtgtttgtgtgtgcgtctgtgtatgcttgtgttttctcccttgtgtgtgagtgagtatgtgtgtgtgtgtgtgtgtgtgtttttgtgcttgtatgtgtacatgcgtcCCTTAATGGCAAAATCAGCACCACGACAAAGGATGAATTTTCCCATTACACATTCCTCGCATCACAACCATCGACCCAACAGCCgaacacctttcctctctctgccccgAAAGCATCTTCCTGACTCCGAGAAACAACACGAAACGGCCCTCAGATCGCGTGCATCATTAACCTCCCCAAAGTCAAAACAATGCTTAGCGAACGCACCTGTATCTCAATGGCGATGTCCTTTTCCCTCGGGGTCCAGAGCATGTGGAAGTCCCCCCTCTGGTCCAACACCGCTGAATGCCGGAAGTCGAACGGGGGGAGGCGCCCCCCTGGGAGTGCAGACGCGCCCGTACCCAGCGCTAACGCAGTGCTAACGAGATATATAAGCATCCTCGCCTCCATTCTGTTCGGGGGAAGAAAGTGCGATGAGGAAGGTGCGCTCGGCTGATGGTGAGTTGGGCGGAAAGGGAAAAGTTTTAACGCGGCGTTTTAGGAGGCGttgctgtgtgtgcgtgggttacTTCTCTCTCCGTTCGAGAGAAATGTACTCGACGCaggtagatacataaatgtataacgtaggcacacacacacacacacacacacacacacacacacacacacacacacacaaatacacacatacaaacacacatacacacacaaacgcccacacacacatacacgcacacacacacacacacacacacacacacacacacatacacacacaaacgcccatacatacacacacacatacacatacacacacacatacacacacaaccgcacatacacaaacgcccacacacacacgtacacacacacacacacacacacacacacacacacacacacacacacacacacacacacacacacacaaacacacacacacacacatatctgtatactcctttatattctcattctcatttatttcctgttcgttattcttatctttattcttatcacctTAAATAAACAGATTAATTCAATAATTCTCTTATTtacaatcattgtaattatgaaagTGTAAGATCGTGCATTGATTACACAGTGAAATGCATAAATTAATCTCATGTTAATTTACATGTTAATTGACTGTTAATTTCCAATGACATATTTGACTATTCTTAAGTCTTCCATTACTGTTCCCATGTCACTGGTTACTTGGTTATCTTCTACATCTTCACAAAAgaaattatcatcttcattatcatgactgttattaataacattgttactattatcactgttattattattatcattattgttattattattattattattattattattattattattattactattattattattattattattattattactattattattattattattactattattattattattattattattattattactattagtattatcattactattattatttaattcttattcttattgtcattatcttaattcGTTAACTTACTACTTTATTTAGGGTAGGCCTATTGTTACGTAGGCCCACCCTCATTCAGAACCACGTTTCCGAGTACTACAGGAAGTATGAATAGCATGTCTTCCCTCGCTGCCATTTATAGGTATTACGAGAGGCTATgtagttttctttgtgtgtgcgtgtgtgtgcgtgtgtgtgtgtgtgtgtgtgtgtgtaccgagtATATTTCATTTCCCTTAAAAACTTTTTCATCTGCATTGGCTCCGCTCTCAAGAAATTGAATAAATCTGTATTttagagacaaaaacaaacaagtttACCAGATTACTTGAGGATTTACTCGTTCgaaagaaaacatataaataaataaataaataaatatatatatatatatatatatatatatatatatatatatatttacatatatatgtatatatatatatatatatgtatatatatatatatatatatatatatatatatatatatataaaaatatatatatatatatatgtatatatataactataaatttatatatatatatatatatatatatatatatatatattcatatatttatatatacatatatatatatatatattatatatatatatatatatatatatatatatatatatatatatatatatatatatctttatacacacacacacacacacacacacacacacacacacacacacacacacacacatatatatatatatatatatatatatatatatatatatatattatatatatatatatatatatatatatatatatatatatatatatatatatatatatatatatatatatattacgtatatatatatgtgcgtatatatgtgtatatatatatatatatatatatatatatatatatatatatatatatatatatatatatatatatatatatatatatatattacgtatatatatatgtgcgtatatatgtgtgtatatatatatatatatatatatatatatatatatatatatatatatatatatatatatatatatatatatatatatatatatatatatatatatatatatatatatcccgattctgcaacgcctagcaaccgcccttagcaacgagcacttggtgaaaacaaaccctcgctCGTCCGAAACCTCACCGCGCTTTGCCTTCAGATTCGCTGAAATTTTGCGAGAATCAAgtttctttgcgtgaaaatgccgAGCAGCTGCGTTGCCGTTAGTTGCGcgaaccacaacatgatgggaaagagaggtttaatttttcatatattcccagatcgcgaaaagaaactTGAAAAATGGAAGCCATGGGTACAGGCCGTGATGAAACGCGTGAACGCTGACTTTTATTACATACTAATATTTTATACCTTTTCAAATTCTTTAAACAGATAATAACTTTCAAACTCTGTCTATCTACACTATCTACCAAGGTCAAACAAGGTCAACATTGccgacattaggttttggcagcagTCATACACTCCAAAGAGCACAAcagcatttttatatttttttctgtaataaatttatcataattttaatttacaggcaaaccatccccggatctaactcacccagactttatcccaaacACAGTCCTCTAGATAAAAACAAAGCAATCATACTGTTATAAAAGATTTACAAAAGATACAGCAGATGAAACAACTGAAAGGCCTATCTCAAACTACTGAGGAAAGAGTTAAAATCATagattactgtagcaaattatgtcatcataaaatattttttattacatgGTGTGTTGATCAAATGGTCGTAGATATCAGGATATGCAATATTTCGTAGGATTGTCGATCCCAATATCGGCAGGCAGACGGTATGAGCATTCTTGGAGCTGCACAGTTTCTATTATTgtctgttattttatatatatatatatatatatatatatatatatatatatatatatatatatatatatatatatatatatatatatatatgtatatatgtatgaatatatgtatgtacacacacatatataaacatatacacaaatatacatatatatatatatatatatatatatatatatatatatatatatatatatatatatatatatatatatatatatatatatatatatatatatatatatatatatatatatatatatatatatatatatatatatatatatatatatacagataaatataattttagatttatgatT from Penaeus vannamei isolate JL-2024 chromosome 5, ASM4276789v1, whole genome shotgun sequence includes these protein-coding regions:
- the LOC113824815 gene encoding LOW QUALITY PROTEIN: DBH-like monooxygenase protein 1 (The sequence of the model RefSeq protein was modified relative to this genomic sequence to represent the inferred CDS: inserted 1 base in 1 codon; added 993 bases not found in genome assembly), coding for MDISQGGDLRHDLEETVLTRLSSSPLSAVFXVRGGGGDRRMEARMLIYLVSTALALGTGASALPGGRLPPFDFRHSAVLDQRGDFHMLWTPREKDIAIEIQVATQGYVGLGFSSNGGMKGSDIVLGWVDAEGKLHAHDRHAIGNMIPLIDDSQDIEVLGGYENDTHTVLRFTRPWNTCDKEHDFHLTSDTIRVIWAYSYDDPVTEYAMTKHDHRGTKSIFLQEPQFTLPTFGEDVFDWEVRMNNVSVSGEVDTVYWCQMFKAPPLQRKTHVIGYVPIIEHIEHVHHMLLYECHLPESERHYEKWLEVEGQQCFTPNMPLSWANCRSPIIAWAVGSEGEIMPDHVGFPLREEHGGATYFMMEMHYDNPNFRQGIVDSSGLRIFLTEDLREHDAGFLVLGHAVESTHIIPPERMWKSVSHCDGGCISQGVPEQGIQVFQGLLHTHLLGNDITVRQIRNGRELPVVFQDMNYDFNYQQARVLSEEMTILPGDSFITECGYDSRGKKTPTFGGESTQEEMCLAFLAYYRLAFLAYYLGQRSAGVSLRRDIAIYNSFGIEDVYDDGRNSIHRNSRYKQDEEREKKMVEEMKKKAKTPVDEKAISVDFTLMFKDIVAKAPKELYNVSMYDLIHDPKTWQDEQAMEVLQERVVFGKHDILCTDKGHNLFEGYPRTYAYPDFLAIELLDEECAANPANPANPANPANPARHEAEAYVPEARRGQDRSQEEAEPKVEIPKEKASSASSVAVSASAVILLVCLSVL